GGCATGTCGTTGTTCGCCATGAGCGGGTTCCTCGTGATGCGTGTCGCCGGAGGCGACGGGGAGAACAGGGATGAGGGGTGCTGACGGTGGCCGGTTCGTCTGGCCCGCGGAGTCGGGGCGGGCGAAACGGGCCGGCTGGTGACCCGGCCACCGTCAGCGGTGGGTGTCGCCCGGTTACCGGGCGACGGCCTCTGCCGTCGCGGCCGTGTCCTGCGCGACCGGCTCGGCCGACCCGAGGCGTGCCTGCCGGTCGGCGCCGTCACGATCAGCGCCGTCACGGTCGACGCTCTCGCGCTGCGGGGCGTCGCGCTCGGCGTCCGGTGCGCGGCGTTCGACGGTGTAGGTGGTGGTGTTCGGGTCGTGCGAGATGCGGGTTGCGACGAACTGCTCGTCGGTGCGCTCCTGCCCGTCCACGTCGCGGGTGTAGTCGCGGACCTGACCCTGCGCGACGAACTCGTCGCCCTTGCTGAACCGCTCGTAGGACAGCTCCGCTGCGCTGCCGAACTGGATCAGGTCGTGGTAGCTGTTCGAGAGCCGTTTGAACTTCCCGTCGCCGAGGCGCTCGAAGTGCTTCACCCCGACCCGCGCGTAGAAGCGCGGCGTTCCGTCCTGGCCGTAGGTCAGGCGCGGGTCGTCAGAGATGAAGCCGTTCATCGCCGATGATGTCTTGATAGCCACGGGCTACCTCCTTCAACTGTCGTGGAGGCGCCACCTCTGGCTGCCTCCACGACAACAGGTGCGGGCCATGCACCCCGGCCGCCAGGGCCATGCCACCTGACGCTCAGGCGCGGAGCTGGGCTTCCACCTCGCGCCGTCCATCGGTGAGTGCCTTCGCGTCAGTGCGTTTCGTCCACGGGCGAAGGTCGGTGATGATCGGGCGGGCGGTGCGCAGCAGGATGACGCCGACGCCGAACGGCATCGTGCGCAGCACGTCCGGGGGCAGGATCGGCACCCGGCGGATGGAGCGCTGCGCGGAGCGGGAGCCTTGGTCCCCGTAGGTCACCGAGTCGGTGGTCTCGTCGCGGTCCCCGATGAGTGTGGAGAGGTCTTGCAGATCGCGGGAGTTCGAGGCCCCGCCGAGGACGATCTTCACGATCGAGGAGTCCCAGATCGCCGCCGCCGCGTTCTCTCCCCACTTCTCGCGCGCCTGTGCCAGTGACTGCAACACAGGCAGGGTCGTGATGCCGGTGCCGCCGCCCTCGGCCATGAGCGTCGGCAGGGACGGCAGTGGGGCGAGGTTTCCGATCTCATCCAACGCGAGCAGCAACGGCGGCTCGAGACGCGCGCCAGGTGAGCGGGCGGCGATCTTGCGGGCGACCTCGATGAGGTCTTCGATGAACGCGGCCACCAGCGACGCGGACGCACCGGCCCCGGCGCCGGTGGCGAGCAGATACAGGGTGCCGTGCTGGGTCAGGAACGTCTCGGGGTCGAACTCCTCACCCGGCCGTGGCGAGACGGCGTCCAGCACGCGCGGGTCGGCGAGGGCGGAGAACGACAAGGACACGCCCTGCCAGATCGAGTCGCGGGTGCGCGGGTCGGATTGCAGCATCGACTCCAGCGATTCGGCCCACCCTTCGGCTGCGTTCGGGTTCGACTGGAGGATGCGGACGGCGTCGCCGGCGGCGGTCGGGTTCAGCGCCCACTGATACACCTGTGCCGCGTCCCGGTGATCGAGCGCGGCGGCGTGCAGGAGCCCTTGAACGGCGGAAGTGGTCTTGCCCTGCCAGAAGTCCCCTCCGGACACGGACCCGAAGTTCGTCGAGCTGGACAGGCCGGCAGTGCGGATCATCGCCGTCAGCGGGTCCTCGCAGCCCGGGAATGCTGATGATTTGGTTGACTCCAGGACTGCTTGAGCTTGCGGGCTTGGGCGGGAAAGGATGGCAGTCATGCCGGTCAAATATTCGGATGAGTTCAAGCGGGACGCGGTCGCGCTCGTGGTGACCCAGGGGATGTCGCAGAAGCAAGTGTGTGCGGATCTGGGGATCTCGAAATCCGCGCTGCAGGCATGGGTCCGCGGCGCGCAGCTGCGGGATCGCGGGATCGAGCCCGCCCCAACCGGGAACGTGGACATGCAGCGTGAGCAGGCGAAGATGCTGAAACGGATCCGCGAGTTGGAGATGGAGAACGAGGTGCTCCGGCGGGCGGCGGCGTATCTGTCGCAGGCGAACCTGAAGATCGGGTCTGCTAGCCCAAAATAGTGTTCCCGCTCGTCCGTGAACTGGCCGCGACCGACGCTCCTTCCCGGGTGTCGGTCGCGGGGGCGTGCAGGGTCCTCGGCTTCTCCAAGCAGGCGTACTACCAATGGCTCGCGAAGCCCGTCAGTGACCGCGATTGGGACGAGGCGCATTTGATCAACGCGGCCCGGGATGTGTGGGACGAGGACCGGTGCCAGGGGTATCGGCTCATCTGCGACGAGCTCGTCGATGACGGGTGGCAGGTGTCGGAGCGGCGAGTGTGGCGGGTGTGTTCGCAAGAGGGCATGTTCTCGGCCGCGCATCGACGCAAGGGCAAACGCAAACACCGTCGGCCGGGTCCGGCCGTCCACGACGATCACGTGAGACGGGACTTCACTGCCCAGTCTCCGAACCAGCTCTGGCTCACGGACATCACTGAACACCGAACTGCCGAGGGGAAGCTGTATCTCTGCGCGGTCAAAGACGTGTTCAGCAACCGGATCGTCGGGTATTCCATCGACTCGAGGATGAAGGCCTGGCTGGCCGTGAACGCGCTCGAGGACGCGATCAACCGGCGCGAAAACCCGACCGGAGTGATCGTGCACTCGGACAGGGGCAGTCAGTTTCGTAGCCGACGCTTCCGGCGAGCACTGCGTCGACATCATCTGCGAGGTTCGATGGGCCGTGTCGGGGCCTGTGCCGACAATGCCGCGATGGAGAACTGGTTCAGCCTGCTGCAGAAGAACGTCCTCAACCAGCAGCACTGGGCCACCCGCGACGAACTGCGCCTCGCGATCGTGCACTGGATCGAAGCCCGCTACCACCGACGCCGCCGTCAACGCCAACTCGGGAAGTTGACCCCCATCGAATACGAAGCAATCATGAACACCACCGCCGACCTGGCGGCATAAGGAAACGAGTCAACCAAACCATCAGCATTCCCGATGGCGTCGTGGAACCCGGCGATCCTGGACATGTGGCGGACCTTGCCGGACGAGACCAGCATCCCCGCCGCCCGAACCTCGACGCCACAGGTGATCTGCACGGCGCGAGTCACCACCGCCCACGGATCATCAGCCTTCCGTGTTGAGGGGGCGAGCATGACCTCGAATGCTGCCGAGGCGATCTCCCAGGAGTCCAGCCCGTGCTTGCGGGCCAGCGGCCGGTATCGGGCCGCGGTGTATCGCATCAGCTCGGCCGCTTCACGATCACGATGCCAGGCTCCGGAGTCGGATTCATGGAGCCGGGTCAGCAGCGCACGCAGCCCTTCCGGGCTCTCGAATCCGTGGCTGGCCGAGCCAGCCGGGGCCGCAGCATCGTCGCTCTCGGCGGGTGAGGTGTGTTTGGTCACGGTGGCGCCTCCCGTGAGGGAGGTGCGCCACCAGCGCCCAAACCAGGACGCGCGCCAGCACGTCCTTACACCCGCCGCTCGTCAGCAGAGGTGCCGCTCGTCCGCGCAGTGGCCGGTGCTGTCGGCGACCGATTCGGAGTCGGAACTCACCCTGCTGCGGCTGGTCCTCCTGTCAATCGACAGGGCTGACCCGGATGAGGTTGCCATCGGGATCAGCGATGACGAACGTCCGCCCGAACACGTCGTCGTGCGGGTCCTCGACCACGGTGACATCCTTGGCCGTCCAATCGGCGTAGATCTCATCAACGGCGGCAGCAGTACCAGGAACCATGAGCCCGACCTCTGAGGTGCGCGGTGTTCCGGCCGTCGCGTTCTCTCCTCGCCCGCTCCACAACGCGAACAGGACACCCGGCGCAACCTCGAAAGGTACGTATCGGGGTGTCCGGACGACAGGCTCGATCTGGAACAGATCGCTATAGAAAGCGGCGGCGCGTTCGACGTCGGAGACGTATATCAGGAACAGGTTGGGTGCGCTCATGGCGGCTACTCCTTTGGGTCGGATCACTTCGTCTCCTAGACTGGCAACAATAGAAGACACTCCATGTCATCTTTAGGAGGAGTATTCGATGCAGCGTCCGCAGCGGCTGCTCGCCCTTCTTGTCGCGTTGCAGGCGAACCGTCAGATGACGTCCGCGGAACTCGCTGAGCAGTTCGGCGTGTCCAAGCGCACGGTCCTGCGCGACATCGAGGCACTTGCCGACGCCGATATCCCCGTCCTCGCCGAACGCGGCCGCTACGGCGGCGTCAGCCTGCTGCCCGGAGCGGAGATCGACGTCGGACGTCTCACGACAGGCGAGACAGAGGTGCTGGAACTGATCGGAGTCGACCTCGACCGCGCGAGACAGCTCGGGATCGAGGCTGCCGCGCGCAGCGCAGCGCAGAAGCTAGCCTCTCGCAGGCCCTGGCGGAGACCAGATTCCACGGGGCTGCTCCCGCTGAACCAGGTCGTCGCGATCGACAACAGCGGGTGGTTCACCCCGGACGAACCCGCAGATGTGGCAGCGCTCATTCGTGACGTACGTCTCGGCAAGCGACTGCGCATCGACTACCGCGCCAGCGGGCAACCGACCTGGCATGAACGCGACATCGATCCGTACGGCCTGTTCTCCCGTGGTGGCCGCTGGTACCTCATCGCGGATGCGTTCGAGGAGCCACGCATGTTCGCGCTCACTCGCCTACGGTCCTGGACGGTGCTCGACGAAGAACGACAGACACGCTGCGACCTCGCACTCAGCGAGATCGCTGCCAGCCTCGTAAGCGGGCTGGAGACACGCCACACCATCCGCGTCACCGCAACGCTTGAGACGAAGACAGAGGACATGGCCCGGCGCATCCTCGGCAGTCGGCTCCTGTCCGTCGAGCCGATGGATGATCCGGATCGGGTGCTGATCACCGTCGGCTATGACCAACTCGACGCCGTGCGCCAGCTTCTGCAGTTCACCGATCACATCGAAGTCACAGACCCACCAGAAGCACGGAAGCTCATCACCAACCTCGCGCGCACCATCGCCCGCCGACATCACGACGAGTAATCCGAGACTCTGACCCACGAAGCTAACCAGACGACAGACCATGACGACAGACCATGCACGTATGCCACGGCGGGGCCGTGGTGCGCACCTCCCTCATGAGACGACTCATGAGGGAGGCCCAGATGAAGGGCGGGGTGATCCTGTTTCACGGCAGCGGGGCCGCCGCACGCCGGTACGTCGAGGCCGACCGCTCTCGCGCCGACGAGTACTACCTGGGCGCTGACGACGCCGTAGCCGAGTACGCGGTACTCAACGGCAGAGGCGAGGTCACTGCCGTCCGTTTCCTGTCGGCTGTCGAGTACGAGGGATGGGTGGACTGGATCAACCCAGAAACGGGCGAGTCGATGGGCACCCCGCGCGCGGCCGCCGAAGGTACGAAGGGGTCGCCGTTGTTCGCGGACATGACGATCAACGCACCCAAGTCCCTGTCGGTCGCTGCTGCCCTGCACCCCGAGGTTTCCGAAGCACTCGACGCCGCTCAACACGACGCGCTGGCGGAGATTCGGCGGTGGCTCGGTCAGCACTCGGTGACCAGGGTGGGGCCGCGTGACGCGCGGGAGGTCGTGCCTATCGAGCACATGCAGGTCGTCGGTATCCGGCATAAGACCTCGCGGGCGGGTGATCCGCACCGGCATATTCACATGCAGATCGGCACGAGGGTGTGGGCGGCTGGGAAGTGGCGGGCGCTGGATACGGCGGCGCTGTTCAAGTAGCAGGGTGCGATCCGTGCGATGGGTACGGCGGTGATCGCCGCGCACCCGCAGCTCGCACAGACCCTCGCCAAGCACGGTCTCACCCTCGATCCGGCCAGCGGCGAGGTGACCGAGTTGGAGCCGTTCAACGGGGTCATGTCGAAGCGGTCAGCGCAGATCAAGAAGAACCTGGAACGTCTCGAAGCCGAGTGGGAGCAGGCGCATCCGGGTGAGGAGCTTGGCCCGGTGATGACGGCACGGTTACAGGGAATCGCCTGGACTCATCAGCGACCCGAGAAGAAGCCCGCCGACCTCAAGAACGATCAATGGTGGGTGCAGGAACTCCGCGAGGCCGGATACGACCCTGCAACCTCTGAGCACCGCGCCGTACAACCGGCGGTCAGCCTGGATGACCTGGCCGTGCAGGAGGTTGCATCGCGGGCGCTGGACCGCAGCGCAGCGAGCGCATCGACGTGGACACGGCACACCATCCAGGAGCACGTCACCCGGATCACCACCGAGGAAGGCGTGCAGGCGACGCCCGGCGAGTTGCGGGAGTTCATCAACTTGGCGACCGAGCTTGCCGCCTCGGATTGCTTCTCCGTCCTGCCGCCAGACGCGGCGACACCGGAGCACGTCGCGCACCTGACCAGCCTCAGCGTGGTCGCTGCCGAGACCGCGCTACGCGACCAGCTCACCGCCGCGACACCGGAGCGGGAGCCGGAGCACCCCGACGTGACCAAAGTTGCACAAGCCGCCCGGCTGGACGCGGGGCAGACGGTCGCGGCTGCGGCGGTTGCCTCGACCGATCCGCTCGTGATCGTCGAAGGCGCGGCGGGCAGCGGCAAGACCACGATGTTACGCACCGCGATCACCATCGCCGCCGAACACGGCAGGCCGTCGCGAGTGGTAGCACCGACATTGCGAGCCGCGCAAGTCTCGCACAAAGAACTTGGGGTGCCAGCGACGAGCGTTGCGGCGCTCGTCCACGCACACGGCTGGCGGTGGAACAGCGACGGCGTATGGACGCGCCTCAGCCCTGGTGACATCGACCCCGAGAATGGGCGCACCTACACCGACCCAGCCGAGGGAGCGCGGCTCGCGAGAGGCATGCGCGTGATCGTGGACGAGACCGGGATGCTCGACCAAGACACCGCCCACGCACTCCTCACCATCACTGCCGAGGCTGGGGCGAGCGTCGCGCTGGTCGGCGACCGCGCCCAGCTCCCCGCAATCGGCCGTGGCGGGGTGCTCGACATGGCCGCGCAGATTCGCGGACGCACCTACGACATGACCGAACTTCACCGCTTCCGTGATGCTGAGTACGCGGCGCTCACGCTGACGATGCGCGACCGGGAGGGCCCCGGGGAGGTCTTTGACCGGCTCGGCGCGCTGGGGCTCGTCACCGTGCACGCCGACGATGAGCAGGTCCGCGAGCACATCGCTGCGCATCCGCGCAATGGTGAGGCGATCACCGTCGCCACCAACGAAGAGGCGGCGGCGTTGAACGAGCGCGTCCGCACCGGCCGGATCGAGCGAGGTGAGGTCGATGACGCGGTGACGGCGACTGGCAGCGACGGCTTGCCCATCGGTCGGGGTGATGTGATCCAGACCCGGCGAAACGACACCACGCTCGGGGTCGCGAACCGGCAGCAGTGGATCGTGCAGCATGTCATCGATGACGGCACCGTCTACGCGCGCGAAGCCGCCAGTGGTTGCAAGAACCGCCGCACCGTCACCCTGCCCGCCGAGTACGTGGCAGAGCATGCGCACCTGTCCTATGCGGCGACCGCGTACGGCGTCCAAGGCGCAACCGTCGACGCCTCGCACACGGCGCTGACCGAGGCGACGAGCGCGGCAGGTGTTTACGTCGGGATGACGAGAGGCCGGGAGACCAACCGGCTGCATGTCGTCGCTGAGAGCATGGCGGACGCGCGAGCGCAGTTCATCGAGGCGATGCAACGCGACCCCGCAGACCGGGGCCTCGATCACGCCACCGCTCAGGCAGTCGAGGCCGTTCGCGGCATTGTCAGGGAAGGTCCTGTCAGGCTCGTCACCGGCGAACTCGCTCGGCTTGACCAGGAGGCCGAACGCGCCCAGCGGCAGACGGAACGGTGGGAGCAGATCGCCACACGCCTCGATACCCAACGCGCTGCGCACCGAACCGAGGACGACGAAACCGCGACCGTACTCCGCAAGGTCGAGCACGAGGCCGGGCGGGTGCGTGCCGAGGTCGCGGGGCCGCTCACCGTGCAGGCCAAGACCGACGGCGCGGCCTACCTCGCGACCATGCAGACCGAGGCGGACGCAAGTGCCCGGCTCGCCACGGCAGGGAGGTTCGGCAGGCGTAGAGCGCGGGCCGAGCACCAGGCCGCGACCGCACAGGCTGGCGCGGCTCGGGCGAGCTTGCGCGCAACATGGGGTGAGCTGCCCTGCACCCCTGAATCGCTCTCTGCATGGGCGGCGCAGGCAGCGGCACGCCGAGCCGAGAGCGACCCCCGCGTGACCGAGGCCGACCATGCCGTCGAAACTGCGCACGCCGGACAAGAAGCGACGCAGCGGCGGCACAACCGGGAACGCCTGGCATTGCTGGTCAGCGAGCTCGGAGCCGACGAGGCGCGTCGCGACCAGTTCGGGATGCGCACCATCAACCCGAACCGCACCGCCCAGGATGCCCGCGCGAGAGCAGCCGTGGCCCGTGCCGAAGCCGACGAACTCCGCAGTCTCCCTGCCAACGATGCCGCACGGCGCATCGAGGCCAAGCGCGCCGAGCAGGAACAGATACGACAGCGGGCAGCGCAGCGGGCACGGCAACTCGACCCGCTCGACCGCGGTCCGCGCCGCCATGATCTGGGCCGCGACGGGCCAGGACGCGGCCTGTGACACGGGCCACGGTGGTTGACCCCAGATCACGCAGGAGCATGTGCCTTATACGCGCATCGGCGACACCACGATTTCGAAACCTGGCCACTGTCTGAACGCGGTCTCGGGCTTGTTGACTCGGTGAGTAAGCGAGGCGCTGCCGTCCGAGATGCGGCGGTCACTGGTGCACCAGGCGGCAGCGCTGGTGTCGGGGTTCAGTCAGTCGCTCTGGTGCAAGCTGCATGTAACTGAGTATCATGGTTACATGCGTTTCGATCCACCAACCGGACAGTGGTTCATCGCCCACGACGGGCAACGCTGGTGGTTCGATTCGGGCTCGATCGCGTTCGACTTCGCCTACACCGGCGGCTTCCCCGGCCCGCCTGAGTGGGAGTTCTGGCATGGGCCGGAGGACGCCGCCAGCTGGTGGCGTGAACGGTTCGGAGTCGATGTTCCGGTGAGCGCGGCTGACTACGCGCGGGCACGCGAGCTACGCCAACGGATCGCACAGTCCGTGATCGCGGTATCCCACGGTCAACAGCTTCCGGTCGCGGCGGCTACCGTCATCGATGCGTGGGCAGCGCTTCCCGATGTGCCCCCTCAGTTGATGGCGGAGCCACCGGTCACCGTCGAACGCCTACTGGCCGCCATCGGACGAGCCGCTGTCGCCGCGCTGAGCCAGACCGACCGCGTGCGCATCTGCGGTGCCAGCGACTGCGCGGTCATGTACCTGGACACATCACGTTCGGGCAATCGTGCCTGGTGCTCAATGCAGCGGTGCGGCAACCGACACAAAGTGCGAGCGCTGCGCGCACGCCGCGCGACATCCGGCAGAACCAACGATCCAGCACACCGTTCAGAACAGGAGAACGACTCATGACTCTCACGCACATCAACCCCGCGGCTCTGCACAAGAACCCCGCCTTCTCTCAAGGCGTCCTGGTGACGGGCGGTGCGCTGCTCGTCGTCGGCGGCCAGCACGGCACCGACGAGAAGGGCGAACTCGTCTCCGCCGACCTCGGTGAACAGACCAAGCAAGCACTACGGAACGTCCTCACGGTGCTCGCCGAAGTGGGGGCCGACGCGAGCCACGTCGCGCGGCTCGGGGTCTATCTCGCAGCCGGGGCCGACGCCGGAGCTGGATACACCTCGGCGTTCGAGGTGTGGGGCGCGAATCCCGCCGCCGTGACGGTGCTGACCGTCCCCTCGTTTGCGCGTCCCGGCGTTCTCGTGGAAATCGAAGCGCTGGCCGCAGTGCCGGAGAACGCATCATGACGCCGCGACGACCGACTCAGCAGATGCCGGACGACGTTGCGGAACTCGTTGCCCAGCACGGGGTGCGCAGCGCGTACGACGAGCGTCCTGCCTACCAACGCAACGACTACCTCGCATGGATCGACCGCGCGAAGCGACCCGAGACACGCAGCAAACGGATCAATCAGATGCTGAGCGAACTCGAAGAAGGCGGCGTCTACATGAGGATGCGACACCGGCCATCCGAACGATGAACACGCGGTACCTGTACAGGACGGCCAGAGCTCAACCCGCTCGCCGCTCGCCGCACGCCGCACGATCACAATGATGCACGACAAACGACATCACCCGCGGTCGGGGTCATACAGCCCGAGCCACCGGTAGATTGTGGAACCGCGCACACGCGCACGATCACAGGTGAGTGCGTTTGGGGAACCTCGGCTACGCGGTCACCGCACATCGCGCGCAGGGCTCCACCGTCGACACCGCGCACGCGATCGTCCACTCCTCCTCGATGACACGAGAGACCTTCTACGTCTCGATGACCCGAGGTCGTGAATCGAACATCGCCTACGTCGCCACCGACGAAGCGCACCTCGAACGCCACCAGCAGACCGAGACAGAGGTCACCGCCAGAACGGTCCTCTATGGCGTGCTCCAGCACGAGGGAGCGGAGAAGTCCACCCACGAGACCATCAGCGCAGAGCAGCACGCCTGGACCTCGATCCGGCATCTGGCCGATCAGTACGAGACGATCGCCCAAGAAGCCCAAGCTGAGCGTGTCACCGATCTCCTGACCCGTGCCGGCCTGGACCGCGCGCAACTCGACGAGGTGATTGCCTCAGAGAGCTTCGGATCACTCATTGCAGAACTACGCCGAGCTGAGGCCAACGGTCATCCTTCAGATCAGCTCATCTCGCGCGCGGTCGTGGCAGGTGGCCTCGATCAGGAGCCAGAATTGGCGACTGCGCTCCGAAACCGCGTCAGCCGCTTGGCCGATGCGCGCTCCGGAGGAACCCGACGTCGGGGACGAAAGCGCCTTGTCGCCGGACTGATTCCTGAAGCCACCGGTCCCATGCCCGCCGACATGGGGCGCGCGCTGACAGAGTTGAAGGAAGCGATCGAAGCCCGAGCTCGCGCTCTCGTGGCCACGGCAATTGCAGAAGACCAGCCTTGGACCCGCGCACTCGGGTCTCAACCGCCCGCGTCTAGGAGGCAAGAGGCGTGGCGAGCCGTGGCCGCGATGATCGCGGCATACCGAGACCGCTATGGCGTCACAGGACCACATCCTCTCGGGAACATGCCAGTTGCTCATCTTCAACGCCTCGACCGTGAACGAGCGGTCGTCGCTCTCCGCGACCTCCAGAACTCGTCTAGCGCCTACACAACGAGTGCATCAACCGCCAGCCGCGACGTCATCGATCTGTAGCCGAGCAGTGGTCGCCCTGCATCGCCGCGCAGGCGAGTCCGCGGTTTGGATCGGCTCACGGTGATTGGGTTCGCGACGGAGCGGGGCACACTTCACGACGCACGCGCTTCTGCGGCAGGGACCCGGGGTGCCTTCCGTCGCGTGGGGGCGGTGGCCCCTACGATGGGAGCATGGCGGGCAGACACTTGAAGGAGATCTTCAAAGCGTTCCAGACGCGCGATGAGTTGACCTTCCGTCGTGTGGCCATGGAGATCATCGACGAAGAGGAAGCCAAGCATCACAACGCCCTGGCCCGGGATCTCAAGAGACTTCTGGTGGCTGGAGGAGCGCCACTCGACACCGGCTCCACCATCATCGTTCCGGCACCGCCGAAAGATCGCGAAGGTGACTGGGACCTCGGCGAGGTCACGGAGCCGACCCGCCTGCTCGACGATCTTATTCTTGACCCTCGACTCGTCGGGACCCTTGATAGCCTCGTCGAAGAAGTCCGTCAGTGGTCGACACTTGACGCAGCTGGCATACCTCGGCGGCAAAGGCTGCTCTTGGAAGGTCCTCCAGGCTGCGGGAAGACGACCGCAGCCGAAGCGCTTGCCACCGAACTAGGTCGGCCGTTCCTACTTGTCCGCCTCGATGCTGTCGTGTCCTCCTACTTGGGCGAGACAGCCAGCAACCTCCGCCGGATCCTCGATTACGCCGACCAGGCACCGTTCGTTGTGCTCTTCGACGAATTCGACGCCCTCGGCCGCTCGCGAGACGACCAAGCGGAGCACGGTGAGATGAAGCGAGTTGTCACAGCGTTCCTCCAGATGACGGACCGGTACCGCGGTCCCAGCTTGCTACTGGCCGCGACCAACCACTCTGAGTTGCTTGACCAGGCTCTATGGCGACGCTTCGATGAGGTCTTGACCTTTCGAAAGCCGAACGTGCACGAGTTGCGCAGGCTGTTGCGGCTTAGGTTGCGTCATGTTTCACATCATGGGCTCAACATCGACCTCATCGCGAGCAAACTCAAGGGACTTCCTCACGCGGCGGCGGAGAAGCTGGTCGTAGACGCCAGGCGTCAGGCGATTCTGCGCGGATCGCACACGGTAGAGGCAGTGGACATCAACGCGGTGTTGTTGGGTGTTACTGGTCGGCCTTGGTGAGTGCCAAACATGCCCCAGCACCTTCTTCTACCAAACCCACGACCGCTTCCCTCCCGTCGCGCAAGTGGTGCGGGAGGAGGTGGGCCGCAGCGCCAACGCGGAGAGCATGGCCGGCACCTGCAGGAGCAACTGCTACAGACAACGCGTCTGCCGCGACGTCTTGACCAGGGTGTCGATCCGCGGCTCGTATTCAAGATCAATGCTCGTTCTCGTCCGACGGAAACTTCGTTCGAGGGGCGCGGTCTGCACGTGCTTGGCGAGAGCGTGGACTACACATACTTTGTGCTCGCCGATGATTCTGGATCAGCGCTCTCTCAGGCGATCGATCGGTATGTTCGGACGGGTGAACTTCGCTCATTCTTCGACCTGATAGATGACATTGAGCCTTACGGTTCTGAAGATCGACGAGGTCCGGGACTCGCCGACATCGGCGATGGCTTTGCGGGAGAGCAGGTTCTCGATGTCAGCGTATGGGCCGCAGGAACACTCGATGAAGCGCGAGCACGAGTCCAGATAATCGAAGCTGTGCTCGCCGCTACGAGTGGACGAATACTGCTGCGATCGGTGAGTTCACGGCGCAGCTATCTCCGGGTCTCGGTGACGTCTGACGGCATGCGAGATCTACTGGAGACTAGTGTGGTCGAGACGGTGCGCACGCCACCCGTGCCGTATCTGGACTTCCGCGACTGGCGAGACCTTGGGGTGGGAGATATCCGCCGTGCCGAGACGTCAGGTGCCGTCGTCGGAGTACTAGATGACTCGCCTGAGTCCGCACACCCGCTTCTCAATGGTCTCGTGCTTTCAGACGACTCTCTAGCGCCGCCGGACTATCAATGGCAACAACGCGGAAGCCACGGGTCCGAGGTGATTGGTCGCGTCCTGTACCCGCGTCTGCACGAGGAACTTCGTGACTTGACGGCTTTGACGGCCGTGGGCGCTGTTCGCGTCGTTAGAGTCCTTGAGCCTGACCCTCAGCGTGGCGGCGATGCGACTCGCTTCCCGACGTATGCGCTGCCTCACGAGGTGGTTGCCCAGGGTATCCGCCACCTTCACGACACCTACGGCGTCAAGATTTTCAACATGTCGGTCGGATATTCCGAACCGTATAGCGATCTGCATGTCGGACCGCTTACCGAGACTCTTGACGATCTCATTCGTGAACTAGACATCGTCATCGTCGTACCCACCGGCAATGCCGGGATCACGCTGGATGCTCGCACTGTGAGCGGCCATCACATCATCGACGACAAGCCCGACTACTTCTTCACCCCAGAGCACCGAATCGCGGAGCCAGCACCAGCAGCTCTCGCTGTCACAGT
This window of the Microbacterium sp. AB genome carries:
- a CDS encoding single-stranded DNA-binding protein, which translates into the protein MAIKTSSAMNGFISDDPRLTYGQDGTPRFYARVGVKHFERLGDGKFKRLSNSYHDLIQFGSAAELSYERFSKGDEFVAQGQVRDYTRDVDGQERTDEQFVATRISHDPNTTTYTVERRAPDAERDAPQRESVDRDGADRDGADRQARLGSAEPVAQDTAATAEAVAR
- a CDS encoding type IV secretory system conjugative DNA transfer family protein → MTAILSRPSPQAQAVLESTKSSAFPGCEDPLTAMIRTAGLSSSTNFGSVSGGDFWQGKTTSAVQGLLHAAALDHRDAAQVYQWALNPTAAGDAVRILQSNPNAAEGWAESLESMLQSDPRTRDSIWQGVSLSFSALADPRVLDAVSPRPGEEFDPETFLTQHGTLYLLATGAGAGASASLVAAFIEDLIEVARKIAARSPGARLEPPLLLALDEIGNLAPLPSLPTLMAEGGGTGITTLPVLQSLAQAREKWGENAAAAIWDSSIVKIVLGGASNSRDLQDLSTLIGDRDETTDSVTYGDQGSRSAQRSIRRVPILPPDVLRTMPFGVGVILLRTARPIITDLRPWTKRTDAKALTDGRREVEAQLRA
- a CDS encoding VOC family protein, which codes for MSAPNLFLIYVSDVERAAAFYSDLFQIEPVVRTPRYVPFEVAPGVLFALWSGRGENATAGTPRTSEVGLMVPGTAAAVDEIYADWTAKDVTVVEDPHDDVFGRTFVIADPDGNLIRVSPVD
- a CDS encoding helix-turn-helix transcriptional regulator, whose product is MQRPQRLLALLVALQANRQMTSAELAEQFGVSKRTVLRDIEALADADIPVLAERGRYGGVSLLPGAEIDVGRLTTGETEVLELIGVDLDRARQLGIEAAARSAAQKLASRRPWRRPDSTGLLPLNQVVAIDNSGWFTPDEPADVAALIRDVRLGKRLRIDYRASGQPTWHERDIDPYGLFSRGGRWYLIADAFEEPRMFALTRLRSWTVLDEERQTRCDLALSEIAASLVSGLETRHTIRVTATLETKTEDMARRILGSRLLSVEPMDDPDRVLITVGYDQLDAVRQLLQFTDHIEVTDPPEARKLITNLARTIARRHHDE
- a CDS encoding relaxase domain-containing protein, which encodes MREAQMKGGVILFHGSGAAARRYVEADRSRADEYYLGADDAVAEYAVLNGRGEVTAVRFLSAVEYEGWVDWINPETGESMGTPRAAAEGTKGSPLFADMTINAPKSLSVAAALHPEVSEALDAAQHDALAEIRRWLGQHSVTRVGPRDAREVVPIEHMQVVGIRHKTSRAGDPHRHIHMQIGTRVWAAGKWRALDTAALFK